The sequence below is a genomic window from Hydractinia symbiolongicarpus strain clone_291-10 chromosome 10, HSymV2.1, whole genome shotgun sequence.
cttTTGTTGAATACAAACGACTGTGAGTTTAGAAAATGAAAATGAGTTGTAACTATCGTTCGAATGCgtgattttgacattttcttaaaTAGCACttctttttttcgaaaaggAGAAATAACATGGTTATGCAATAATTTCGTAGGCAACCTCACACCCAGGACTTTGCTATTAAATAATACGCCCAACATTAGGTAACGTAAGGTACATAGTTCGGCTGCTACGTTACAATAACACGCTGTGatattcatattttgattttcaCGTTCTTAATAAAGAGTTTCTCGAAGATCTTTATCAAACGTTCTTTTCAATAGGTTGATAAAAATAGCGATGCATTTGTTGAATATGACGAGCTTCAGAAATGGATTAACTTACAACGCACTGCTTACATGTGGGACACGATTGACATGATCATTCGAAGAGATGACGACGATAAAAATGGCGAAATATCTTGGCCCGAATACAAACGTGCTCACTATGGACAGTGGGATGATGAAGCTTCTATTGATCCGGTATGGTAGCATATTCAACTTATCTACTTCTTCTTTACAGTTTTTATATTCTTGTTTTAGGTGTCACCCAGAAACTGTGCGTTAATCAACAATTTATTTTCTGTTGATACTGTGTCAACGAGCATTACAACCTCGTTCCATGCATCTTGTATCCTTTCTAACTTCATATCGCCGTCCGCCTATCAGAAAGATACAAgataccctggggacgaggttgcatggAAGAGCATCATGGAAGAGCAGTTCAGTGCTAGTATGCCAGAATCAGACTGAAGTCTCGACTTTCCGCATTAAACACAAGTTCCCCTTTCTTGGAAGACCTCCTTTAACTGATAGATTCCATCTCTAACATTTAGTTATATTCTCAGTTTATAAACAATTCGTTCACATGCCGAAATCTATCTAGATGATAAAAATTTTACGAAACGAGGCGTTAAACTGATAGTTATTTGTTATGCAGCGTTACGTGTACACGGCAaacaatatttcaaaaaatatgttcatgTATGTTCGATTTTTTTTGTGACTTTTAGAAACTTAAAGTGAAGATCGAGAAAGCAAAGCATAAATTTGAAATCTCTGACGTCAATAACGACGGCGAGTTAAGTCGTGACGAATATGTGTATTTCCGTCATCCAGAAGAAAGCAGTAACAAGTTGTTACAGGAGATAGCTGTGGATGAAGTGATTGATGAAATGGATCAAGATGGTGACAAGTAGGTTTCaactcattttttaatgtgcttTAAAGCACACAAACAGAAAATCTAAACTGCGCAGGTAAATTTAAAACAGAAGAGTAAATTCAGACAATATGCAATTAATGGTTTCAATCTTATTGAAATACAgcgtttttaaaagcattggcGTTTATTCAGAGATGTTTAATTAAAAGGAATTCTTTTCGTTATTAACCCTATgtagaaaaaggaaaaagttCATAACCATAGTTATTATATTAACATAACTTATCGAAATAGAAGAAATGGTCTTAACAATGTGTCAAATCATGGAGAAAAAATCTTTCGTTGCATACTTCTGTATATTTGAAAGAATTACAAACTAAACGGTACTGCTTCGGAAAAGGTGTAAACGTGAGAATTCGACTTCTAACAATTTAAAACCACATTGGCTCAAAAAACAGGTTAATGGTAAGCTCAGTCTGAgaagttaaaaaagttataagAACAGCAATACTCTCTAAATATTGCTGTTTTAAAAGTTACTTACATTTTACGAAAAAGTGTGAATAAACTTTGTCTTTCTGAGCAGATAATGAAAAGCAACTGAGTCTGTAAAGAACAAGAAGaaattatatacatttaaaTCTTGACTAAAATTTTGCGTTAACTTATTAAAAAtgctttaatttaatttaattaattttaattttaagaagCGCCCTTAGCGGTATTGTTTGGACTTGGAGAAAATGACTTGATCTAAGCACAGGTGTAAATTATATTCTTCTattgttgaatttccgcgcccgaaggcgtaggaaattatttaaaaccgtcgttttttctttcggagcattttttgagaaaaaatcgaccctgggatttcacgttcctctgagtattaactgactaactaaccaaccctgtcccaaatggtcaattgcaacgtcacagatttaaacttcgtacctaagcttcctaagtactgggaagtcatctaaatgacgtttcaggccaaaattagtatttgttttcgacaaaatttggcacaattaacaaaaaaagtatgctgaacatattggtgacattataattttgatttttgtcacctaaatgtcactTTAGGCCAAAGttggtcaaaaaattaaaactaccttTTTTTCGACAAagtttggcacagttaacaaataaagcatgctgaacatgatggtgagatcaaaattctgattttttgccaccttaaatgtcgttttaggccaaaattggtcccaaaattaaaactactttattttaaacaaaaattggcaaagttaacaaaaaaagtatgctaaacataatggtgagatcaaaattttgattttcgtcacctaaatgccattttaggccaaaattggtccaaaaattaaaactactttattttcgacaaaaatgggcacagttaataaaaaaagtatgctgaaaatgatggtcacatcgaagtattgattttttgtcaactaaatgccgtttaagactataaacgtttcaatcgcaagaatTTCAGcaatgaatgataggctgtattttttgttagcaatttcttttaaaatgtgagtttattatgacacgtttcgttttgtttgcgtttgttgtaagatataatgtcacttgtgtgctttatcttcagagcttcatgcaccaaacctcttcgaatgtttggcacgataacataacgaattagcaggttgtcatcaaatattttggtagcgagcggaaattcttagagcccccagggcttcttgttgatTATTTAGATTGGCTCGTTTAATCGTTCATTTTCGGGAAAAAGGTTTTATAACTTCTTACCGCATAACCTCGATAACTTTTTGattaattattaaatttttagaaatattgacTTGGATGAGTTTCTTGGTCAATATGTTGACGACGACAAAGATGAGCCACCATCTTGGATTATTGACGATAGAAAACATTTTGCGGACCAGCTCGACCACGACAAAAGTGGTGTATTGGAACGAGCAGAAATGAGGGCATGGGTTCTCCCTAATAAGAATGATACGATTGTGGAAGCAaaccacctaataaaagatgCAGACGATAATGGAGATGGTAAACTTAGCATTAAAGAGATTTTAGACCACTATCATTTGTTTGTTGGGAGTACAGCTACAGATCATGGAAGAGCTCTTCGAGAAGATCTGTAGTTAAAAGTGATTCTagtatttattttgttgtattgAGAAAGTTTTAAATTGTAGAGACAATGATGTCTGCGATGGGATTGCTGATAGAGATTTTACACAGCATTTTCCTTACAAAATGTAAATTCTGACCAGTAACAaagcaaattaagaaaattgagAATATATTCTCTTTTTATAAGCTTCGAGAGGGGAATGAACAATCTCgtgttattacggagtggccttttcgccgctatcaaattcatcaacaaggcaaaataccCAGGAAACGAGGTTGGGGATaaacaaacacacaaaacaaaacagactcTCTTGGATAGCTCGTAAAACTACTTTTccattttaaacaatttcgACAGTTTAATCTCCAATTTCGTTCGACCTCACAACAGATCGTTTTTTCACCTCAATCaaaagttcaagtaaatttATTAAATCCAATAAGTAATGTTTTGCATAGATTTCAATCGAAAAACTTCACAAAATATTCACTTGGATACATTAATTGACGAAATTTTCGCGCGCACATTTAATGTTCGCGCACCTTTTACAATTACAAAAAAAAGGAATTACGGGAACAAATCACTCTACTGTTTACCcaactaaattttaaatgtaaataaatgtaATCGTTTTCTTTAATTCCGCACAACCTAATGTTCGCACACCTGGTCCAAATAGGATAAATGCGTGTCAATTTCAATAATTTAGTTATtcgttttcttaattttttttttttttgtatgctAACGATACCATACAAGGTTAACATCTAACAACAGGAAAATGGTGGGCTAATACACGAGACAGCAGTTGGAATTTtctataaaacaattttttttcatttttgcttaTCTATCTCCAATATTTATACGAAAATGCTTTCGGTGCGTaataaaatatgtcaaaatGGCTTCATAAATGCTAACTACGTTATTACGTATGTTATTAAGATAGTACTGAAATTGAAACATTCTAACGCTGATTCACTAAAGCTACCTAAAAATTTTTAcgtaaaataaaattagtaCAATACtcctaataaatatttttatcactttTGCACAaagaacaaatataaaaattctgAAAGCACATAATATATGATATCTGcagttaaaaaatacaaatcacCCAAAATCTTTCTATAAAATAAGTCTGATTATCAGCAGTCCTCTATAACggttttttgcaaatttctgggCGAATCAACATTTTTACCATGTAAAACAGCCAAATGCATTGCCAGTAACTGAAATGGAATGACTGCTAATATGCCTGACAAACAATCGACAGTTTTAGGTATACATATTGAAGTATGTGCAAGGTTACTTGTGGCTTCGTCACCTTCTTCGCAAACAACAATAGGCTTCCCACCTCGTGCTCGGACTTGCTCTATCGCATTTATACATTTATCATAAATGGCATCTCTCATAATTATCATAATAATTGGCATTTCTTCACAAATTAAAGCAAGCGGACCATGCTTTAGTTCGCCAGAATGAATACCTTCAGAATGGATATTAACAACCTCTTTAAATTTGAAAGAACCTTCCAAACTAGTGGCTTGTTGGTACCCTCTACCTAAAATTAAAATGCTTGGTTTATGCTGTAGACTTTCCGCTAGCTGCTTCAAAGATTTGtacaaatttaaaactttatcaaTTTTCTCAGGCAAAAGTTTTGCTTCggaaataatattttgaattCGAGCCTTTTTCGATTTCTTGTCTCCAGCTAATCTCAATGCAAACATTACTAAAACTAAAAATTGGCTTGTGTAAGTCTTAGTGCTTGTGATTCCCATTTCAACACCAGCGTTGACCGAAATACCGAAGTGAGTTTCATCTGATAAACGACTGTTTTCTTCATTGGTTATTCCCATCACTAAAGCGTCGTGTTTTTTACAATACAAACAAGCCTTTAGGACAGAACTTGTTTCTCCTGACTGACTGATTAAAATACATACATCATCACGAAAAATTGGTACTTCACGGTCTAAAAAATCACTGGCCAATTCAACGAACACGGGAAGCTCTGAAAGCTCTTCTATGGTTTGCCGACACGCTAAAGCAACGTGATAACTAGAAGCAGCACCAATCAAGATGATTCTTCGACTCCTTATGATTTCCTCCAAATAACCATCAAGACCTTTCAAGTTCACTTCAAAGTTATCAAAATCTACTCGACCTAACATAGTTTGTGCAATACTTTTCGGTTGTTCCATAATTTCCTTTTCCATACAAGAAGCGTAATTTCCTTTTATGACTGTATCAACAACGTCCACACTGCAATTGGAATGATTTCTTGATTTGGTTCGAGGGCTGACATGGCGTGTTGGTATCACTTCCAAACCATCATAAAGAGCACTGCTAATATCTTTCCATGTGTGTGCTCTGTTTGGTGGTGTGGATGAGAGTTGATCCATATGTACAAATTCTAATGTTAAGCAAAAGGAGATTTTTAAATTGTACAAGCAGGGAAAAATAGCTATTAAAAAGACTTGCACATTGAATTtacacaaaaattgtttttgtaaaaaataataagcaCAATTAGCATAAAAAGACACACAAATTCACGATGTAAAAGGATATACATGTATTTCTTCACTCACATTTCATCACACTCTTAAGTTTCAACACACTCTTAAGTTATAATAAACTCTTAATCAGAAAATTATTAGAGTGAAATCTGACCCATTTTGAGGGATTATTCCAATTTTAGTCTCAAATAATCTTAACCCATACAGCATTTGAAGTCggtgatatacaattttttttgttatttctgtAGATTGTGAAAtgctgattaaaataatgtatacaTAAATGATTACCTGATTTCACGAACTGTTAatgagatattaaggtttaaagGCTTTATTTGTCATTTGTTGTTATAGCGATAAgttagttttgtgaaaaaatttaaagcatttttttattgttaattcAAATAGAATATAGTTAACAGATTCATTATTATTGTGAGGAATAATCACGAACAAAAAATACATGATTTGCTTgtttaaatgcaaaaaataaattgttgccACTATGCATTGTGTAAAGCGTGAAATGCTGAACAATATAATATAGAAGAATCATGTATATTGAATGAACGTTTAAGGAGATTTCGAAGTTACATGCTTTTTGTCCCAAATCAGGTAGAACGAAAAGAAATAATACGCACTTTAAacgaaaccagaaataaaaaaagtaaaataaacgaggttgacttctttgaaaagactagtaaaattgcatattcataggttcaatctacacgatctacggcgatcttttcgctttatacgatcccgttttcatgatttttaaacgatctacggcgatcttttcgctttatacgatccagttttcatgatttttaaacgatctacggcgatcttttcgctttatacgatcctgttttcatgatttttaaacgatctacggcggtcttttcgctttatacgatcctgttttcatgatttttaaacgatctacggcgatcttttcgctttatacgatcctgttttcatgatttttaaacgatctacggcggtcttttcgctttatacgatcctgttttcatgatttttaaacgatctacggcgatcttttcgctttctacgatcccgttttcatgatttttaaacgatctacggcgatcttttcgttttctacgatcccgttttcatgatttttaacgatttacggcgatcttttcgttttctacgatcccgttttcatgatttttaacgatttacggcgattttttcgttttctacgatcccattttcatgatttttaaacgatctacggcgattttttcgttttctacgatcccgttttcatgatttttaaacgatctacggcgttcttttcgctttctacgatcccgttttcatgattttttaaacgatctacggcgatcttttcgctttctacgatcccgttttcatgatttttaacgatttacgGCGATTCTTTCGCTTTCTATGATTccgttttcatgaattttaaacgtTCCACagtgatcttttcgctttctacgatcctgttttcatgagttttaaacgatctacagagatgtttttgctttctacgatgCCGTGGAGACGATCCTTAAAGACCTTAGATAATAAATCCAATTAGAATAAACGAAGTTCGTATAACGAaacgaactttataattgttgaaaaaatttcaatataaaactatagataatagtccaattataataaacgaacttcgtagaagcaaatttttatacgaacttctttaaaaatgatacgaactacatacgaactttattttaaatgatacgaactttatacgaacttgtaattttgatgatacgaaaaagttcgtattaaaaataaaatgatacgaaagatttaataaatcgatacgaagttttttatacgaattatacgAACTACGTACGAACATTATGAGACGATCCCTAAAATAAATTGTCACGATCTATCGAGAATTTAGTGTCGGGACAAAATACGTCTCAATGTGTCACAAaggtacagtacagtctgaatgtaatctaccacaTACACGCTAAtgtcacacctttgcgtggaggacggcagtcgtttatcttttgttataattaaatcccttaaggAATTTGCGAGTTTagatttgcgtgttaaaaaacaatgcgctcgcgaAGAAATATCAGAGCAATTATAATTCTTgtaatagcgagatgcattgtgtaaatgtattgataagttattcccttaagtattagcgtgaagtaattatataataaaaatcttttgcgaagttttataatacattgcgcgagaatgtattgttgatttaattacttaaaaagattccagcgcgtttaatttaagaaacatacgagaagcattgttcacaactattaaatgccgcttttcgtttataaactttaaaaaggtgatcttaaaaaaatatctatatatcgccgcttt
It includes:
- the LOC130662609 gene encoding calumenin-A-like, with translation MNFLLVFIFVATIVCVHTHEDHNHVISESEHYKKGSEHNTDYDHDAFLGKGHGHDFDSLEPEEAKRRLALLIKKVDKNSDAFVEYDELQKWINLQRTAYMWDTIDMIIRRDDDDKNGEISWPEYKRAHYGQWDDEASIDPKLKVKIEKAKHKFEISDVNNDGELSRDEYVYFRHPEESSNKLLQEIAVDEVIDEMDQDGDKNIDLDEFLGQYVDDDKDEPPSWIIDDRKHFADQLDHDKSGVLERAEMRAWVLPNKNDTIVEANHLIKDADDNGDGKLSIKEILDHYHLFVGSTATDHGRALREDL
- the LOC130612782 gene encoding glutamine--fructose-6-phosphate aminotransferase [isomerizing] 1-like, whose protein sequence is MEFVHMDQLSSTPPNRAHTWKDISSALYDGLEVIPTRHVSPRTKSRNHSNCSVDVVDTVIKGNYASCMEKEIMEQPKSIAQTMLGRVDFDNFEVNLKGLDGYLEEIIRSRRIILIGAASSYHVALACRQTIEELSELPVFVELASDFLDREVPIFRDDVCILISQSGETSSVLKACLYCKKHDALVMGITNEENSRLSDETHFGISVNAGVEMGITSTKTYTSQFLVLVMFALRLAGDKKSKKARIQNIISEAKLLPEKIDKVLNLYKSLKQLAESLQHKPSILILGRGYQQATSLEGSFKFKEVVNIHSEGIHSGELKHGPLALICEEMPIIMIIMRDAIYDKCINAIEQVRARGGKPIVVCEEGDEATSNLAHTSICIPKTVDCLSGILAVIPFQLLAMHLAVLHGSFSESALECFNFSTILITYKIPTAVSCISPPFSCC